In Panulirus ornatus isolate Po-2019 chromosome 40, ASM3632096v1, whole genome shotgun sequence, a single window of DNA contains:
- the LOC139761528 gene encoding uncharacterized protein: MWLAWAVTVLAGVAATNDVFPLDAGDADTAAGHHLLRHTSRHHRVHNLVLNPEQHSLCELKHIRQIVTHAHCTSKEMENYVCVGTCFSYTVPQTEPETPGDELLDYCDSCQASESHWTTIQLDCEEYGKWYQVPKNIQMITNCSCSPCHPTRSQPPLDNEVTYAPNDHHVSELLFKMLPDGHKFKESLGLPRGGLQYTEMSLDELKKKIYLDPHQEQLLRDQVLFKHSPSFTDLDEDEDPKNLS, encoded by the exons ATGTGGTTGGCGTGGGCCGTGACGGTGCTGGCGGGCGTAGCGGCCACGAACGACGTGTTTCCCCTGGACGCCGGCGACGCCGACACCGCCGccggccaccacctcctccgccacACTTCCCGCCATCACCGG gtGCACAACCTGGTGCTGAACCCGGAGCAACATTCCCTGTGTGAACTGAAACACATCCGACAGATCGTAACCCACGCTCACTGTACCTCCaag GAGATGGAGAACTACGTGTGTGTGGGGACCTGCTTCAGCTACACTGTGCCCCAGACGGAGCCAGAGACACCTGGTGACGAACTCCTGGACTACTGCGACTCTTGCCAGGCCTCTGAGTCCCACTGGACCACC ATCCAGTTGGATTGTGAAGAGTATGGCAAGTGGTACCAGGTGCCCAAGAACATCCAGATGATCACCAACTGCTCTTGTTCCCCTTGTCACCCCACCCGGAGCCAGCCGCCCTTGGACAACGAGGTCACCTACGCGCCCAACGACCACCACGTCTCCGAGCTGCTCTTCAAGATGCTGCCGGACGGCCACAAGTTCAAGGAGTCGCTGGGCTTGCCCAGGGGCGGCCTCCAGTACACGGAGATGTCCCTGGACGAACTGAAGAAGAAGATCTACCTGGACCCCCACCAGGAGCAGCTGCTCAGGGACCAGGTCCTCTTCAAGCACTCGCCCTCCTTCACCGACctggacgaggacgaggacccCAAGAATCTCTCCTGA